The Plantactinospora sp. KBS50 sequence CGGCGAGGTGACTTCGCCGGATCTCGGCAAGGACCTGCCAGACCGGCGAAGCAAGCCCTGAGCAGGACTTACGCCTGGCTGCTGATCTTCGGCAAGCGAGCACAGCAACGCGGGGTGTGCGACCTGGAGAAATGGAAATAGGACAGGAACCTGCAGGCAGTTCGCCGCCAGGTACAGATAGAGCGTCGTCTTAGGAAACCGATGCTCTATCCCCTGAGCTACGAGGGCGCGAGGGCCTAGTCTAGCGACCTGGGGCTTCACCTGGGGTGGCAGGGAGTGGCCCACGTTCCCCGGACCGCCGTTCTCCCAGCCCAGGACCACAGCCCGAGCACACGAACGCCGGTTTGCGACCGGCGGTCGGCCGCGGTGACCCGTGTTGGCACCGGTTCACCCGGGTTGGCATCCGCAGGAGAGCACACACCGCGCACATCATCGAAGATCAACGACGTTCCGTCCGCACGCCAACAGTCGGCGCCGCCACCGTAGACCAGGGAGCGCTCAGCCCGAGGTCGCTCGGACCCGCCGCGAATCTGACCATGATGATCCCCCCAGACGTCCGCACATGCCGAGGAGCCGTACCATCTGCTCGGCTGGTCGTTCGGCGGCATCATGGCCCACGCCTTCGCGACCCGGCTGCGGGCCGCCGGAGAGCCGGTGGATCTGCTCACGATCGTGGACGCGTACCCCGCACCGCCGAATCCCACGCCGCTCGATCCGCGGCACGCGGTTGCTGCCCTGCTGATCTCGCTCGGCATCACCACCGACGCCCTGGAGCTCGACGCGGGCCAGGCCCTCGACCTCGCCACCGCGCAGGGCCACCCCGTCGCCGCACTCGGCCGCGACCGCCTGGCAGCCATGGCGATCACCTTCGCCGCCAACGTGGCATTGCAGGAGCGCTACGCCGTCACCCGATTCACCGGAGACGCCCTGCTCATCGAGAGCGACCTCCGCCACCGGCTCGACTCGGAGGCGCCGGGCTCATGGTCGCCGTTCATCACCGGGTCCGTCGACGTCGTCCGCATCAACGTCCCGCACGGCGCACTGCTGAACCCCGACCCCGCCGCCACCATTGCCGCCGCGGTCACCAACCGCCTGACCCCACTTGGGTAGTCGGCGGTACGCAGCGCGATCGAGCGGTCCAGGCGAGCGGCGTTGAAGTACAACTCGTCCTGCTCGATCAACCACGGGTCGGCGAGGACCTCGAGCGCGCCGGCGCGTAACGCGAACGGCACGATACTGCCCCGTACACATCCGGTCAGCTCTTCCGCGGTCTCAGCCGGTGCCAGCTGACCTCGGCGGCCTCCGGTGGCCCGGGCGACCGCCGCCAGGTCCACGCGGTGCTCCCCGGGGATGACGGTGAGCGCGTACCGGTGTCCCTCGCTGGCACCGTCCACGGAGATGACCATGCATTTGGCCGCCTTGCGTAGCGGGTGGCCACGTAGCCGGCTGGCGGCCACGGTCCGCCCCTCCGGGGCGTGCTCGATCAAGCGATAGCGAACGCGGTGGCGGTCGAGCAGTTCGATCAGTGCGTCGAAGGCGCCGGTGCTGGTCATGCCATTTGTTCCATTTCGCGACGCAGGCTGGCCGGGCGCATGTCGGTTCACACCTGGTCGATGTGCTCAACGCACTCGGTCTGCGTGCCGACGGTGCCGTCCGCGCGCCAGCCGGCCGGCGGCTGCTGCTCGGCGGGCCAGATCGAGTACTGCTCCTCGTCGTTGATGACGACCTGGTAGCGCTTTTCGTCTGACATTGTCGCTCCTTTGAGGTGTGATGGGACCACTGGCTGATGGTGACGTCTTCGGTTGCACGGCGCGGGCTGCTGTCCGTCGCCGGTGGCTGCTCCTGCGGCTCGGTCACGCCGTAGTCCGCCGCGCGAGGAGTGATGCGGCCCAGCAGCAGTGCGCCCGCGCCGATCAACAGGCACGCCACGGCAAGGCCGAACAGGTAGGGCTTGGCGTAGCCGTACCCCAGCGCCGCCCCGGCGATTGCCGGGGCCGCAACCGGGCCGATCTGGTTGGAGAGGCTGAAGATGGCGTTGTAGCGGCCACGAAGACGGTCCGGGGCCAGGTCGTTGATGATGGCCGACAGGGTGGGCGAGAGTAGCGCCTCGCCGATGGCGAACACGCCGAGGGAGAGCACGAGGAGCCCGTCGCGGCCCCAGCCGGTCAGGTGCAGGGTGGCCGGTGCCACGACCAGCACCCAGGTCAGTGCGAAGAACACGGCGGCCAGGCCGGCGACCCGGGTACGCCGCCGACCGCGGGCGAACTTGATGCCGAACAACTGGATCGCGACCAGCACGGTGATGTTGAGGGCGAACGCGAGACCCACCACCCTGGTGGAGGACCCGGCTCCCCCGGTGACCCAGGCCGGGAAGGCCGAGTTGGTGGGCGACAGGGCGAACACCATGAGCAGGCTGTTGAGTAGCAGCGCACCGAGCAGCGCCCGGTCACGGATCACCTGCCGGTACCCGATCCGCTGCCCGGGCTCGGCGACGTCGGGCGCCGCCGACTGCGGAACGGCTAGCACGGTACGCGACAGCACCAGGATCGCCACGGCGAACAGCACGTACGACGCTGCGTCCACCGCCAGGATGGTGATGAACGGACCTTCGGTCTCAGAGACCGTGATCAGACCGCTCAGCAACGCGCCCGCGCCGTAGGCGACATTGGCCGTCATGTATCGCAGCGCGAAGACAGAGCCCCGCTCCGACGCCGGCACGAGCTCCACCAGGAGCGACATGAAGCCGTTCCACATCAGTCCGCTGGCGCATCCGTAGACGATCGCGGAGGCGATCGCCGTGGCCGGCGACGTGGCGACGATGAAACTCGCGATGCCCACACCGCCGATGAGCAGCCCGAGGACGAAGCCCCGCAACGGGCCGACCCGATCGATCAGCGGCCCGCTCAGCGGTGTCGTGACGATGCCCGCCACACCGATGACCCCGAGGATCGCTCCCGCGGCCGGCAACGACAGGCCACGGACCTGATGCAGGTAGATGATGAGGAACGGCATGGTGAGCCCGCTACCGAGGCAAGAAAGCGCGTTCACTCCCAGTGCTACCCACGCCCGCCGCCCGATGGGCGGAATCAGGCCGACGCGTTCAGCGGTCATTGCGCCTTGCCATCCTTAGTTCGTCGTTCCGGTGCCTGCGAGGGACCGCTCCGCCGCTCGGCCGGCGGGGCGGTCGACCCGTCGTGGTCCCGCCTGTCACAGAGATACGATCCGACGCCAAGCATGCTGGGCCTAGCGCAGTAGGCCGAGGGGCATGGGTCGGTTCTGTGAGGATGAGTTGCAGGCGGTTGTCTCCCGGTACGAGGCGACGCGGGCGGCTGCGTTGACCGAGCGGGACGAGCAGCTACGGGCGTTCCGCGCGGCCGGTTGGCGGCCGGTGGATCTGCAGCGGGTCACCGGGTACAGCCGAGAGACCATCCGTCAGGCACTCCGACCGGAAGTCCGACGGGCGACCAACATCAGCCGACGAAGGACCTTACCCCAGCCGCCGGCCGACTACGGGCCCTATGGTGACCGCAAGCCCTACCTGGTGGCCGAAACCCTCGCCCAACTGCAGGGCCCGACCGAAGGCATGGTTACACTCCCGCGTCACCTCGACTGGTCCGGGCACCCCGAGTACGACCTGAACCGGACCGCGCGCCTGGCCAGCATGTACAAGGTGGTGCTCACCGAAGCCAGCACCGTCGAGGATCTGCACACCTGGCTCGCCGCCGACCTCCTCCGGCGACTCTGGCCCACCCTCTGGCTGCCGCCCCAGCTCCGCCAGCGCTGGGAGGACGCCTTCCCCGAACTCGCCGCGACCGTCAACAACGCGACGTAGCCGTGGACCCCTTCCACGAACCGGCTCACCCGCGTGGCCCCGCAGATCGAACACCAAATGACCGCGTACCGAACGCACCTCCTGCCGCATATCGAAAGCCTAGGTCCTCGCAGATCGAAAGTGCGGCCGTTATGATGGTGCCGTGCCCACACCGCACCTGATCCCCCGCCGCGCCGCCGCGCAGGTCGATGCCGCTCTGGCGGACACCCGCGTCGTCTTGATCAGCGGAGCACGCCAAGCAGGCAAGAGCACCCTGGTCCGCCTCGTTGCCGGCGATCGTCTGGCCGAGCGCCGCGATCTTGATCGGGCTCAGGACCGGGCAGCGGCGATCGCCGATCCCGTCGGGTTCGTGGACTCCTCCGAACTCCTTGTCATCGACGAGATCCAACGCGCTCCGGAACTCCTGTTGGCCATCAAGGCTGCCGTCGACGAGGATCCCCGTCCTGGCCGGTACCTGCTCACCGGATCATCACGGCTGTTCGGCATGGTGGCTGCCCCGGACGCGTTGCCCGGCCGGATGGAGACCGTGGAGCTCTGGCCGTTCTCCCAAGGCGAACTCGACGCAGCGCCGGACGGATTCGTCGACGCCGTCTTCGCGCTCGGCCCTGACCTACGACACGAATCGGACGTGACCCGCGCCGACTACGCGGCCCGAATCGTGCGCGGCGGCCTACCCGAGGCCACCACCCGCACCGACCCACGCCGCCGCCAACGGTTCCTCGACGCCTACGTCCAGGCGCTCATCGACCGCGACGTCCGGCAACTGTCCGACATCCAGCACAAGGGCGAGCTACGCAAACTGGTACGCCTGCTCGCGGCCAGATCCGCGACCATCATCGCCGCAAACTCCCTCGAATCCGCCCTCGGACTCAGTCGACCGACGATCGCCCGCTACCTCCAAGCCCTGGAAGAGATCTTCCTGATCAAACGGATCCCCGGCTGGTCCCGCAACCTGGGCACCCGCGCCACCGCCGCGCCAAAACTGATCTTCGTCGACTCGGGCATCGCCGCCAACGAGATCGCGACCGACGCCCGGGCACTGCTCCGGCCGGGCGCACCGTTCGGTCCGCTGCTCGAGTCATTTGTCCTGTCCGAGCTGTCCCGGCAGCTCACCTGGTCCGAGCAGTTCGTCGACCTGTCCCACTACCGGGACCAGAGCAGGTACGAAGTCGACGCGGTGCTGGAGAACCGAACCGGCCAGGTGGTCGGAATCGAAGTCAAAGCTGCCACCACCGTCGGACCCGACGACTTCCGCGGTCTACGCCGACTCGCCGACCGCCTCGGCGACGACTTCATCGCCGGCATCGTCCTCTATACCGGAACCTCCACGCTGCCGTTCGGCGACAGACTCCGCGCCATGCCGGTCAGTACCCTGTGGCAGGCTCCTGCCCCGACAGCGGACTGACCTCGCCCGCTGGTCGCTCCTCAGCCGGCCAGGGCCACCGAGGACCGAAAGGCGTGGTCTGCTGATCTTCAGCAAGCGATCGCAACTGGACCGCGCAGCGACCGGCACACGAGACCAAGAAGCGAAGAGCCGCAGGTCATCGGCCTGCGGACACCGACGGAGCGTCGGGTTAGGAGCACACGGACCCCGGTTTGCGACCGGGGTTAGTTTAGGCCGCGGTGACCCGCGTTGGCACCGGTTCACCC is a genomic window containing:
- a CDS encoding ATP-binding protein; this encodes MPTPHLIPRRAAAQVDAALADTRVVLISGARQAGKSTLVRLVAGDRLAERRDLDRAQDRAAAIADPVGFVDSSELLVIDEIQRAPELLLAIKAAVDEDPRPGRYLLTGSSRLFGMVAAPDALPGRMETVELWPFSQGELDAAPDGFVDAVFALGPDLRHESDVTRADYAARIVRGGLPEATTRTDPRRRQRFLDAYVQALIDRDVRQLSDIQHKGELRKLVRLLAARSATIIAANSLESALGLSRPTIARYLQALEEIFLIKRIPGWSRNLGTRATAAPKLIFVDSGIAANEIATDARALLRPGAPFGPLLESFVLSELSRQLTWSEQFVDLSHYRDQSRYEVDAVLENRTGQVVGIEVKAATTVGPDDFRGLRRLADRLGDDFIAGIVLYTGTSTLPFGDRLRAMPVSTLWQAPAPTAD
- a CDS encoding MbtH family protein, whose product is MSDEKRYQVVINDEEQYSIWPAEQQPPAGWRADGTVGTQTECVEHIDQV